Proteins co-encoded in one Chaetodon auriga isolate fChaAug3 chromosome 9, fChaAug3.hap1, whole genome shotgun sequence genomic window:
- the cdhr2 gene encoding LOW QUALITY PROTEIN: cadherin-related family member 2 (The sequence of the model RefSeq protein was modified relative to this genomic sequence to represent the inferred CDS: deleted 1 base in 1 codon) — MGPVAGGILLFFLCLTSLTCANTTPIIQSYVYRVCEDIPKGVVAFTINATDRENDRLTYSLTEPNKEFFTVNEDNGDVSVVKDLDREKNYLMELGVIVSDGPNETPATISIILLDANNKRPRFSQSPYDISVEENFPKGTALLKVQAVDEDSGDAGLVQYSIDEVIPSRGLSLFSIGSSSGEVKLNRSLDYALNPFYQLKISATDSGGRCYYNTTTYLNSTVSAFITVVDIPNLDPEFIGLPYEGKVEEHSPVGQSVFQVTARDQDKGVNDEIKYSIENSTKDGLFSISEDYGVISVLSAIDREDTGPTVILTVKATESKLNSQGINASTTARVQINIEDINDNRPEFYKCEDSGDENCVAASNFTGKVSEHMSGFIFINMMVKDIDENSQIRLILEGDDKNVFSVEPQFITRGGMVQLLVRQPQNLDFERKQQMVLEVTAIDEENHNFNSTATVTINITDTNDNSPHFAQDTYKFSLREHSPAEMVFGTVTAVDPDTMDQGNIIYRLLPDSILPYFNVKPETGEIYVVDEALLDREVRSLYLATLVARDTHNNSGTTVLEITLTDINDQHPVINREVYLVFVAEGADFNVTIQATDGDESNTANSKIVFGIEPSRYSDNFTIDPNTGVLRNLGQLDLEVLDPKLNGQIELNVTATDSGTPPLSTVVRVNINIEDVNDNGPQFAASSYTFSVKEGEKGGFVGSVFAEDWDQTKIFNRISFSIIGGNVGSFIIRTYEEERGYRGDITVDQNVELDYDSSSKQFILQVEAADLEQVKALATVEVNLLDVNDERPKFNITQSVTVKENTTITGVVANFTGSDKDGNHSLVYELVSMNCRCDGLLTPCNSFILDRTGEVRANPQGEKLDYEKCDQVLIEAQVVDEFTEKGRNNSATTGEMVINIEDINDNAPEFIHSDSVFVVLPESTSQGTSVGAVRATDRDSEINGKITFTVTEVKFEDSDGDTADPGMLFSADNTFQDGIYVGTIQINGDIDIQKKGKYVVTVNATDSGGLSTGTKVDIHIILETYRVELEFTSSRTEVQNNLNEIIRVLTVATKATVRIVEITSDTPEASRASENTFIVAYFVYSNGTALTPAEVEVLITNPDYSLQLLELGLHTIGTGLAPTPESHTFELILLGIVGGLIIVLAVLTISMICTRRSYKRKLKAAKAMNSASKVTFDNQKSGPVVPGTNKYTMEGANPVLNLNIDTAMALDLDEDGTKAGKEKLSLLMAVICLVTVPDKVVAHSDTGPRSPLRAVLVNKLGLFPGEHFDPACSLKHVVMEKWLLAPAVGTLSSTDTDDITFSGQTKSFMHREEDNKSPVYHEPLDAALAQRGWNKDLDDRPVAFKNPVFNSIDL, encoded by the exons ATGGGGCCGGTCGCAGGaggtattttgttgttttttttgtgcttaaCCAGCTTAACTTGCG CAAATACCACTCCGATAATCCAGTCTTATGTTTATAGAGTGTGTGAAGACATCCCCAAAG GTGTCGTCGCGTTTACTATAAATGCAACAGACAGGGAGAATGACCGGTTGACTTATTCACTCACTGAGCCTAACAAAGAATTCTTCACAGTCAACGAAGACAATGGGGATGTATCAGTTGTTAAGGATCTAGACAGAGAG AAAAACTATTTAATGGAGCTTGGAGTTATTGTTTCTGATGGTCCCAATGAG ACACCGGCAACCATAAGTATAATATTATTAGATGCCAACAACAAAAGACCCAGATTTTCGCAGTCTCCCTATGATATTAGCGTTGAAGAA AATTTCCCCAAAGGTACGGCTCTGTTAAAGGTGCAGGCCGTTGatgaagacagtggagatgcCGGTCTTGTTCAATACAGCATTGATGAA GTTATTCCAAGTCGTGGATTGAGTCTGTTTAGCATCGGGAGCTCGAGCGgtgaagtcaaattaaacagaaGTTTGGATTATGCACTGAATCCTTTCTATCAGCTTAAGATCAGTGCAACT GATAGTGGAGGCCGATGTTACTATAATACGACCACATACTTGAACAGcactgtttctgctttcatCACGGTTGTGGACATCCCGAACCTTGACCCAGAATTCATTGGTCTTCCCTATGAAGGGAAAGTTGAAGAGCATTCTCCTGTG GGCCAGTCTGTGTTCCAGGTGACCGCCAGAGACCAGGACAAAGGTGTCAATGATGAGATCAAGTACAGCATTGAAA ATTCCACAAAAGATGGCCTGTTTTCAATCTCAGAAGATTATGGTGTCATATCTGTACTGTCAGCAATTGATAGAGAAGATACTGGTCCCACTGTTATTCTGACTGTAAAG GCTACAGAGTCCAAACTAAATAGCCAAGGGATCAACGCCAGCACCACAGCAAGAGTACAGATCAACATCGAGGACATCAATGACAACAGGCCGGAGTTTTACAAGTGTGAGGACTCAGGAGATGAGAACTGTGTTGCTGCAAGTAACTTCACAGGAAAGGTCTCTGAGCACATGTCagggtttattttcatcaacATGATGGTCAAAGATATTGATGAG aattccCAAATCAGACTAATCCTGGAGGGAGATGACAAGAACGTGTTTTCTGTGGAACCTCAGTTCATCACGAGAGGCGGCATGGTTCAGCTTCTGGTCAGGCAGCCCCAAAACCTggattttgaaagaaaacagcaaatggtTCTAGAA GTGACTGCCATTGATGAGGAAAACCACAACTTCAACTCCACTGCTACAGTTACTATTAACATCACAGACACCAATGACAACAGCCCTCACTTCGCACAGGACACGTATAAGTTTTCATTGCGTGAGCACTCTCCTGCAGAGATGGTATTTGGAACTGTTACT GCAGTAGATCCTGACACAATGGATCAAGGCAATATCATCTACAGACTTCTTCCAGACAGCAT ACTACCGTATTTCAATGTGAAGCCAGAAACGGGTGAAATTTATGTGGTAGACGAAGCTCTGCTGGATCGTGAGGTCAGATCTCTGTATTTAGCTACTCTGGTGGCCAGAGACACACATAACAACTCCGGTACCACAGTGCTGGAGATTACGCTGACTGACATCAACGACCAGCATCCAGTCATCAACAGAGAGGTTTACCTGGTGTTTGTTGCAGAGGGTGCGGACTTTAACGTTACGATACAG GCGACAGATGGAGATGAGTCcaacacagcaaacagtaaAATAGTGTTTGGAATCGAACCAAGCAGGTACAGTGATAACTTCACCATTGACCCTAACACTGGTGTGCTAAGAAACCTTGGGCAGCTTGATCTTGAGGTCCTGGACCCGAAGCTGAATGGACAGATTGAGCTCAATGTAACCGCTACTGACAGCGGGACTCCGCCATTGTCCACCGTTGTTAGAGTTAACATCAATATAGAG GATGTCAATGACAATGGACCACAATTTGCTGCCTCCTCGTACACATTCTCTGTTAAAGAAGGGGAAAAAG GTGGTTTTGTTGGTTCTGTTTTCGCTGAGGATTGGGACCAAACCAAAATCTTTAACCGCATTTCATTCAGCATCATTGGTGGAAACGTTGGCAGCTTCATCATTCGCACCTATGAAGAGGAGCGGGGCTACCGGGGAGACATCACTGTGGACCAAAACGTTGAGCTGGACTACGACAGCAGTAGCAAGCAATTCATACTGCAGGTAGAGGCGGCAGATCTGGAACAGGTGAAAGCTTTAGCGACGGTGGAGGTGAACCTGTTGGACGTGAATGATGAGAGGCCCAAGTTCAATATTACACAGTCTGTGACAGTAAAGGAGAACACCACCATCACTGGGGTTGTTGCAAATTTTACTGGGTCTGACAAAGATGGAAACCACTCCCTGGTCTACGAGCTGGTGTCCATGAACTGCAGATGTGATGGCCTTCTGACACCATGCAACAGCTTCATTTTGGATCGAACAGGGGAAGTCAGAGCCAACCCGCAGGGGGAGAAGTTGGATTATGAAAAATGTGACCAGGTGCTGATAGAAGCTCAGGTGGTGGACGAGTTCACAGAGAAGGGAAGGAACAACAGTGCCACAACAG GAGAAATGGTGATCAACATTGAAGACATCAATGACAACGCTCCAGAATTCATTCACTCTGATTCTGTGTTTG TTGTGTTGCCAGAAAGCACAAGTCAGGGGACATCGGTCGGTGCAGTCAGA GCTACAGACCGTGACTCGGAAATAAATGGGAAGATTACGTTTACAGTAACAGAGGTCAAATTTGAAGACAGTGACGGTGACACAGCTGACCCAGGGATGCTGTTCAGTGCCGATAACACATTTCAGGACGGCATTTATGTTGGAACTATTCA GATTAATGGGGACATTGATATACAAAAGAAAGGGAAGTATGTGGTGACAGTAAATGCAACTGATAGTGGTGGCCTCTCTACCGGGACAAAAGTGGAT attCATATCATTCTTGAAACATACAGAGTTGAACTTGAATTTACATCTTCCAGAACTGAAGTTCAAAACAATCTCAATGAAATCATCAG GGTTCTTACTGTTGCCACCAAGGCTACTGTTCGAATTGTTGAAATCACGAGTGACACTCCTGAAGCATCCAG GGCTTCAGAAAACACCTTCATAGTGGCATATTTTGTCTACTCCAACGGGACTGCTCTGACCCCTGCTGAAGTGGAAGTCTTGATCACTAATCCAGACTATTCTCTTCAACTGTTAGAGCTGGGCCTCCACACCATT GGGACGGGTCTGGCGCCTACCCCAGAGTCACACACCTTCGAGCTTATCCTGCTGGGCATAGTAGGAGGCCTCATCATTGTGTTGGCTGTCCTCACCATTTCCATGATATGCACTCGCAGAAG CTACAAGAGGAAGCTGAAGGCAGCTAAAGCCATGAATTCTGCATCCAAGGTGACTTTTGACAATCAGAAAAGTGGTCCTGTGGTGCCTGGAACCAACAAATACACCATGGAGGG GGCTAATCCTGTTCTCAACCTCAACATCGACACAGCCATGGCCCTGGACTTGGATGAGGAT GGGACAAAAGCAGGTAAAGAAAAGCTCTCTCTGTTGATGGCAGTTATTTGTTTGGTCACTGTGCCTGACAAGGTGGTGGCTCACAGTGACACAGGACCTCGCTCTCCACTCCGGGCAGTGCTAGTTAATAAACTGGGACTGTTTCCAGGTGAACATTTTGACCCAGCATGCTCACTAAAGCATGTTGTGATGGAGAAGTGGCTTTTGGCTCCCGCTGTTGGCAC CCTCAGCTCCACGgacactgatgacatcaccttttcTGGTCAAACAAAATCTTTCATG CATCGAGAAGAGGACAACAAGTCACCAGTGTACCATGAGCCTCTGGATGCCGCGCTGGCGCAGAGGGGCTGGAACAAAGACCTCGACGATCGTCCTGTGGCTTTTAAGAACCCTGTGTTCAACTCTATAGACCTGTGA